The Raphanus sativus cultivar WK10039 chromosome 2, ASM80110v3, whole genome shotgun sequence genome includes a region encoding these proteins:
- the LOC108842627 gene encoding flavonol 3-O-glucosyltransferase-like, which yields MAYTDQPTPDSHVAVLAFPFGTHAAPLLSVTRRLASASPTTLFSFFNTSQSNSSLSFPSDLLPSNVRVHDVSDGVPEGYVFSGRPQEAIELFLAAAPDNFRKEIASAENGAGKKVTCLLTDAFFWFASDMAAEMKATWVAFWTAGPNSLSVHLYTDLIRESARVKDMEETLGFISGMEKIRVKDTQEGVVFGNLDSVFSTTLHKMGLALPRAHAVFINSFEELDPTFTTNLRSEFKRYLNIGPLALLSSASQSDTTPVDDPHGCLAWMEKQGTASVAYISFGTVMTPPPGELVAIAEGLESSKVPFVWSLKEKNMVQLPEGFLERTREQGMVVPWAPQVELLKHEATGVFVTHCGWNSVLESVSGGVPMICRPFFGDQRLNGRAVEAVWEIGMTIIDGVFTRDGFEKCLDGVLVQDDGKKMKGNAKKLREQAHQAVSTKGSSVENFKRLLEAVMDTLN from the exons ATGGCCTACACCGACCAGCCAACCCCAGATTCCCACGTAGCCGTCCTCGCTTTCCCCTTCGGCACTCACGCCGCTCCTCTCCTCTCCGTCACGCGCCGTCTCGCCTCCGCCTCTCCCACCAcactcttctccttcttcaacaCCTCCCAATCCAACTCCTCCTTGTCGTTCCCCTCAGATCTTCTCCCATCGAACGTCCGAGTCCACGACGTCTCCGACGGCGTTCCGGAGGGATACGTGTTCTCCGGGAGACCACAGGAGGCGATCGAGCTGTTTCTCGCAGCGGCGCCTGATAATTTCCGGAAAGAGATCGCGTCGGCGGAGAATGGCGCCGGTAAGAAAGTGACGTGCTTGTTAACGGATGCGTTTTTCTGGTTCGCGTCGGATATGGCGGCGGAGATGAAGGCGACTTGGGTTGCGTTTTGGACAGCCGGACCGAACTCTCTGTCTGTTCATCTCTACACAGATCTCATCAGAGAATCCGCACGTGTGAAAG ATATGGAGGAGACACTAGGGTTTATCTCAGGGATGGAGAAGATCAGAGTCAAAGACACACAAGAAGGAGTTGTGTTTGGGAACTTAGACTCTGTTTTCTCAACCACGTTGCATAAAATGGGTCTTGCTTTACCTCGTGCTCATGCGGTTTTCATCAATTCATTTGAAGAGCTGGATCCTACATTTACTACTAACCTCAGGTCGGAGTTCAAACGCTACCTGAACATTGGTCCTCTTGCATTGTTGTCATCTGCATCTCAATCAGATACTACACCAGTGGACGATCCTCACGGCTGTTTGGCTTGGATGGAGAAGCAGGGGACTGCTTCTGTAGCGTACATTAGCTTTGGTACAGTCATGACGCCGCCTCCCGGAGAGCTCGTGGCGATAGCGGAAGGGTTGGAGTCGAGCAAAGTGCCGTTTGTTTGGTCGCTTAAGGAGAAGAACATGGTTCAGTTACCGGAAGGGTTTTTGGAACGGACAAGAGAGCAAGGGATGGTGGTTCCATGGGCTCCACAAGTGGAACTGCTGAAACACGAAGCAACGGGTGTGTTTGTGACGCATTGTGGATGGAACTCCGTGTTGGAAAGTGTTTCCGGAGGTGTGCCTATGATTTGCAGGCCATTTTTTGGGGACCAGAGACTCAACGGAAGAGCAGTTGAGGCTGTGTGGGAAATTGGCATGACGATCATCGATGGGGTCTTCACGAGAGATGGATTCGAGAAGTGTTTGGATGGAGTTTTGGTCCAAGATGATGGTAAGAAGATGAAGGGGAATGCTAAGAAGCTTAGAGAACAAGCCCACCAAGCTGTCTCTACAAAAGGAAGCTCCGTTGAGAACTTCAAAAGATTGTTGGAAGCAGTTATGGAcactttaaattaa
- the LOC108842515 gene encoding uncharacterized protein LOC108842515 gives MEMQSSSDHETPSSLPPPSDGAPRQDNALLPEHPVAVQEPEMPEEEVKCTLQAVASTGKFWQDWEKLKGMLSWWLKKVLSEYPEAKMTDEQQKEALGETYSVLVTRLDEALLSFDEGPPFTLQRLCEILLAARSIYPKLSKLALALEKNLLVTSMLSISRDPQLQTIEDANAAATEVTNTAAANGIEAVVGGDKDEIMTEVEEADVDDAMTIDMETIDEPSETMTTASESEKPSETNAAEPSSDSMAAEEGGDSRLT, from the exons ATGGAGATGCAATCATCATCGGATCATGAAACTCCCTCCTCCCTCCCTCCTCCCAGTGACGGTGCTCCACGGCAGGATAACGCCCTACTTCCCGAGCATCC AGTGGCTGTGCAGGAACCAGAAATGCCAGAGGAAGAAGTAAAGTGCACATTACAAGCAGTAGCGTCTACCGGAAAGTTCTG GCAGGACTGGGAGAAACTAAAGGGAATGCTTTCGTGGTGGTTGAAGAAG GTTCTCTCAGAATATCCTGAGGCAAAGATGACGGACGAACAACAAAAGGAAGCCTTAGGAGAAACATATTCAGTACTCGTCACTCGATTGGATGAAG CCCTTCTTAGTTTCGACGAAGGTCCCCCATTTACACTGCAGAGACTCTGTGAG ATCCTTTTGGCTGCAAGGAGTATCTACCCAAAGCTCTCTAAGCTTGCTCTTGCTTTAGAAAAG AATCTGTTGGTTACTTCGATGTTATCCATCAGTAGAGACCCACAATTGCAAACCATTGAGGATGCAAACGCAGCAGCAACGGAAGTCACAAATACTGCTGCAGCAAATGGAATTGAAGCAGTGGTGGGAGGCGACAAGGATGAGATAATGACAGAGGTAGAAGAAGCAGATGTTGATGACGCAATGACGATTGACATGGAAACTATCGATGAACCATCAGAGACAATGACGACAGCTAGTGAGAGTGAGAAGCCAAGTGAAACCA ATGCTGCAGAACCATCATCGGATTCAATGGCTGCCGAAGAGGGAGGAGATTCACGGTTGACATGA
- the LOC108842626 gene encoding protein EXPORTIN 1A: MAAEKLRDLSQPIDVGVLDATVAAFFVTGSKEERAAADQILRDLQANPDMWLQVVHILQNTKSMDTKFFALQVLEGVIKYRWNALPVEQRDGMKNYISEVIVQLSGNEASFRSERLYVNKLNVILVQIVKHDWPAKWTSFIPDLVAAAKTSETICENCMIILKLLSEEVFDFSRGEMTQQKIKELKQSLNSEFKLIHELCLYVLSASQRQDLIRSTLSALHAYLSWIPLGYIFESPLLETLIKFFPVPAYRNLTLQCLTEVAALNFGDFYNIQYVKMYTVFIGQLQAILPPSTNIPEAYSNGSDEEQAFIQNLALFFTSFFKFHIRVLESAPEIVSLLLSGLEYLINISYVDDTEVFKVCLDYWNSLVLELFDAHHNSDNPAASANLMGLQMPFISGMVDGLGSQVMLRRQLYSNPMSKLRGLMINRMAKPEEVLIVEDENGNIVRETMKDNDVLVQYKIMRETLIYLSHLDHDDTEKQMLRKLNKQLSGEEWAWNNLNTLCWAIGSISGSMAEDQENRFLVMVIRDLLNLCEITKGKDNKAVIASNIMYVVGQYPRFLRAHWKFLKTVVNKLFEFMHETHPGVQDMACDTFLKIVQKCKRKFVIVQVGETEPFVSELLSGLATTVQDLEPHQIHSFYESVGNMIQAESDPQKRDEYLQRLMALPNQKWAEIIGQARQSVEFLKDPDVIRTVLNILQTNTSAATSLGTYFLSQISLIFLDMLNVYRMYSELVSTSITSGGPYASKTSFVKLLRSVKRETLKLIETFLDKAEDQPHIGKQFVPPMMESVLCDYARNVPDARESEVLSLFATIINKYKATMLDDVPNIFEAVFQCTLEMITKNFEDYPEHRLKFFSLLRAIATFCFPALIKLSSQQLKLVMDSIIWAFRHTERNIAETGLNLLLEMLKNFQQSAFCNQFFRSYFIQIEQEIFAVLTDTFHKPGFKLHVLVLQHLFCLVESGALTEPLWDSATVPYPYPNNVAFVREYTIKLLSTSFPNMTAAEVTQFVNGLYESRNDPSEFKKNIRDFLVQSKEFSAQDNKDLYAEEAAAQREQERQRMLSIPGLVAPNEIQDEMVDS; this comes from the exons ATGGCGGCCGAGAAGCTAAGAGACTTGAGCCAGCCGATTGACGTCGGCGTCCTCGATGCCACCGTCGCAGCCTTCTTCGTCACCGGATCTAAGGAAGAG AGAGCTGCTGCGGACCAGATTCTGCGGGACTTGCAAGCTAATCCCGATATGTGGCTTCAGGTTGTTCACATTCTACAGAACACAAAGAGCATGGATACCAAGTTCTTTGCCCTTCAG GTTCTAGAAGGTGTTATAAAGTACAGATGGAATGCACTGCCTGTTGAACAACGGGATGGAATGAAAAATTACATTTCAGAGGTCATTGTACAG cTCTCGGGTAATGAAGCGTCTTTCAGATCGGAAAGGCTCTATGTCAACAAACTAAATGTTATATTGGTTCAG ATAGTGAAGCATGATTGGCCGGCAAAGTGGACAAGCTTCATTCCTGATCTAGTTGCCGCTGCTAAAACTAGCGAAACCATCTGCGAAAATTGCATGATCATTTTAAAA CTCCTAAGCGAAGAGGTTTTTGATTTCTCAAGAGGAGAAATGACTCAGCAGAAGATTAAAGAGCTGAAACAATCTCTAAACAG CGAGTTTAAACTCATTCACGAGCTATGCCTATATGTCCTCTCAGCATCTCAAAGACAGGATCTTATACGTTCAACACTGTCTGCGTTGCATGCTTATCTATCCTGGATTCCGTTGGGCTATATTTTTGAGTCTCCTTTG CTCGAGACCCTCATTAAATTCTTTCCTGTGCCAGCATATAGGAATCTCACACTTCAATGTCTAACTGAG GTTGCAGCTCTCAATTTCGGAGACTTCTACAACATCCAATATGTCAAGATGTACACTGTATTCATAGGGCAGCTGCAG GCAATTCTCCCACCGAGTACAAATATCCCAGAGGCATATTCAAATGGAAGTGATGAAGAACAA GCATTTATCCAGAACCTGGCACTATTTTTCACTTCGTTTTTCAAG TTTCACATACGAGTTCTGGAATCAGCTCCAGAAATTGTCTCCTTATTACTTTCCGGTCTCGAATATCTCATCAATATATCATACGTTGATGACACTGAAGTTTTTAAG GTTTGTTTAGACTACTGGAACTCATTGGTTCTGGAGCTGTTTGATGCACATCATAATTCGGATAACCCTGCAGCAAGTGCAAATCTGATGGGATTGCAG ATGCCTTTCATTTCTGGTATGGTTGATGGCCTTGGTTCGCAAGTCATGCTGCGGCGTCAACTTTATTCGAACCCTATGTCCAAACTAAGAGGGTTAATGATTAACCGCATGGCGAAGCCTGAAGAAGTGCTtattgttgaagatgaaaatggGAACATCGTCCGTGAAACTATGAAGGACAATGATGTTCTTGTTCAGTATAAG ATAATGCGGGAGACATTAATCTACCTctcacaccttgatcatgatgACACTGAGAAGCAG ATGTTGAGGAAGCTAAACAAACAATTAAGCGGGGAGGAATGGGCATGGAACAATTTGAATACGTTGTGCTGGGCTATTGGGTCTATTTCTGGATCCATGGCAGAAGATCAG GAAAATAGATTTTTGGTGATGGTCATTCGTGATTTGTTGAATTTATGTGAGATCACTAAGGGCAAAGACAATAAAGCTGTCATTGCTAGCAACATTAT GTATGTCGTTGGCCAGTATCCAAGGTTCTTAAGGGCCCATTGGAAGTTTTTGAAAACAGTTGTGAATAAGCTGTTTGAATTCATGCATGAGACACATCCTGGTGTTCAG GACATGGCCTGtgatacatttttgaaaatagttCAGAAGTGCAAGCGTAAATTTGTCATTGTCCAG GTTGGAGAGACTGAACCATTTGTATCTGAGCTCCTGTCTGGCCTTGCAACAACTGTTCAAGATCTTGAGCCTCATCAAATTCACTCATTTTATGAATCT GTTGGTAATATGATCCAAGCAGAATCAGATCCTCAGAAGAGAGATGAATATCTACAGAGGTTGATGGCACTCCCAAACCAG AAATGGGCAGAAATCATAGGACAGGCACGCCAGAGTGTAGAATTTCTCAAGGATCCAGATGTGATACGTACAGTGCTTAATATCCTGCAG ACCAACACTAGTGCTGCTACTTCACTAGGAACGTACTTCTTATCCCAAATTTCCTTGATATTCTTGGATATGCTGAATGTCTACAG AATGTACAGTGAGCTTGTGTCAACCAGCATTACTAGTGGGGGGCCATATGCTTCCAAGACATCTTTTGTAAAACTCTTAAG ATCTGTCAAGAGGGAAACCCTTAAGCTGATTGAAACCTTTTTAGACAAAGCTGAAGACCAACCACACATAGGGAAACAGTTTGTGCCTCCAATGATGGAATCTGTACTTTGTGACTATGCGAGGAATGTGCCTGATGCTAGGGAATCAGAAGTTCTTTCACTTTTTGCAACGATTATAAACAA GTACAAGGCGACAATGTTAGATGACGTGCCAAACATATTTGAAGCTGTTTTCCAGTGTACATTGGAG ATGATAACTAAGAACTTCGAAGATTATCCGGAACACCGCCTCAAGTTTTTCTCATTACTCCGTGCTATTGCTACATTTTGCTTCCCTGCCTTAATAAAGTTGTCAAGTCAG CAACTGAAGCTAGTGATGGATTCAATCATCTGGGCATTTAGACATACGGAGAGAAATATTGCTGAAACTGGGCTTAATCTCTTACTTGAGATGCTGAAGAACTTTCAG CAATCTGCGTTTTGTAATCAATTCTTCCGGTCATACTTCATACAAATCGAGCAAGAAATATTTGCTGTTTTGACTGATACCTTCCATAAGCCTGGCTTCAAGCTGCATGTGTTGGTGCTGCAGCATCTGTTTTGCCTG GTTGAGAGCGGTGCTTTGACGGAACCTTTGTGGGATTCTGCAACCGTACCTTACCCGTATCCGAACAACGTTGCCTTTGTTCGTGAATACACAATCAAGCTGTTGAGCACTTCATTCCCCAACATGACTGCAGCAGAG GTCACACAGTTTGTGAATGGACTTTACGAGTCAAGAAATGACCCGTCTGAATTTAAGAAAAACATCCGTGACTTCCTTGTACAGTCTAAGGAATTCTCCGCTCAG GATAACAAAGACCTCTACGCCGAGGAAGCAGCTGCGCAGAGAGAGCAAGAGCGTCAAAGAATGCTTTCGATTCCTGGTCTTGTTGCTCCTAATGAGATTCAAGACGAGATGGTGGACTCCTAa
- the LOC108842513 gene encoding LOW QUALITY PROTEIN: flavonol 3-O-glucosyltransferase (The sequence of the model RefSeq protein was modified relative to this genomic sequence to represent the inferred CDS: inserted 1 base in 1 codon), with translation MANTNQPTTDSHVAILAFPYGTHAAPLLAVTRRLASASPTTLFSFFNTARSNSSLIPSDLPSNIRVHDVADCDPEGHVFSRRPQEAVELFLVAAPEIFRKAIASAESDVGKKVTCMLTDAFFWFASDMAAEMKAKWVVFWAGGPNSMSVHLYTDLIRDAVCVNEVDGCMEETLGFISGMEKIRVKDTPEDVVFGNLDSVFSDTLHQMGLALPRADAVFLNSFEELDNTLTNNLKSELKRYLNIGPLALLSSVSQSDTQVHDPHGCLAWMEKQGTASVAYISFGTVATPPPGELVAIAEGLQSSKVPFVWSLKEKNMAQLPKGFLERTREQGIVVPWAPQVELLKHEATGVFVTHCGWNSVLESVSEGVPMICRPXFGDHRLNGRAVEAVWEIGVTIVDGVFTRDGFEKCLDQVLVQDDGMKMKGNAKKLRDQAHQAVSAKGSSVENFKGLLDAVVSILN, from the exons ATGGCCAACACCAACCAGCCAACCACAGACTCCCACGTAGCCATTCTCGCTTTCCCCTACGGCACGCACGCCGCTCCTCTCCTCGCCGTAACGCGCCGTCTCGCCTCCGCCTCTCCCACCAcactcttctccttcttcaacaCCGCTCGATCCAACTCCTCATTGATCCCCTCAGATCTTCCATCGAACATTCGAGTCCATGACGTCGCCGACTGCGATCCGGAGGGACACGTGTTCTCCCGGAGACCACAGGAGGCGGTTGAGCTGTTTCTCGTAGCGGCGCCTGAAATTTTCCGAAAAGCGATCGCGTCAGCGGAGAGTGATGTCGGTAAGAAAGTAACATGCATGTTAACGGATGCGTTCTTCTGGTTCGCGTCGGATATGGCGGCAGAGATGAAGGCGAAATGGGTTGTGTTTTGGGCAGGAGGACCAAACTCGATGTCTGTTCATCTCTATACAGATCTCATCAGAGATGCCGTATGTGTGAAtg AAGTAGATGGGTGTATGGAGGAGACACTAGGGTTTATCTCAGGGATGGAGAAGATCAGAGTTAAAGACACACCAGAAGATGTTGTGTTTGGGAATTTAGACTCTGTTTTCTCAGACACGTTACACCAAATGGGTCTTGCTTTACCTCGTGCCGATGCGGTTTTCCTCAATTCATTTGAAGAGTTAGATAATACACTGACGAATAACCTCAAGTCAGAGTTGAAACGTTACCTTAACATTGGTCCTCTCGCGCTGTTATCATCTGTCTCACAATCAGATACACAAGTGCATGATCCTCACGGCTGTTTAGCTTGGATGGAGAAGCAGGGGACTGCTTCTGTAGCTTACATTAGCTTTGGTACAGTCGCGACACCGCCTCCCGGAGAGCTTGTGGCGATAGCAGAAGGGTTGCAATCGAGCAAAGTGCCGTTTGTTTGGTCGCTTAAGGAGAAGAACATGGCTCAATTACCAAAAGGGTTTTTGGAACGAACAAGAGAGCAAGGGATAGTGGTTCCATGGGCTCCACAAGTTGAACTGCTGAAACACGAAGCAACAGGTGTGTTTGTGACGCACTGTGGATGGAACTCCGTGCTGGAGAGTGTGTCTGAAGGTGTACCGATGATTTGCAGAC TTTTTGGTGATCATAGACTCAACGGAAGAGCAGTGGAAGCTGTGTGGGAGATTGGAGTGACGATTGTTGATGGAGTCTTTACGAGAGATGGATTCGAGAAGTGTTTGGATCAAGTTTTGGTTCAAGATGATGGTATGAAGATGAAGGGAAATGCTAAGAAGCTTAGAGATCAAGCGCATCAAGCTGTCTCTGCGAAAGGAAGTTCTGTTGAGAATTTTAAAGGATTGTTGGATGCAGTTGTGagcattttaaattaa